The sequence NNNNNNNNNNNNNNNNNNNNNNNNNNNNNNNNNNNNNNNNNNNNNNNNNNNNNNNNNNNNNNNNNNNNNNNNNNNNNNNNNNNNNNNNNNNNNNNNNNNNNNNNNNNNNNNNNNNNNNNNNNNNNNNNNNNNNNNNNNNNNNNNNNNNNNNNNNNNNNNNNNNNNNNNNNNNNNNNNNNNNNNNNNNNNNNNNNNNNNNNNNNNNNNNNNNNNNNNNNNNNNNNNNNNNNNNNNNNNNNNNNNNNNNNNNNNNNNNNNNNNNNNNNNNNNNNNNNNNNNNNNNNNNNNNNNNNNNNNNNNNNNNNNNNNNNNNNNNNNNNNNNNNNNNNNNNNNNNNNNNNNNNNNNNNNNNNNNNNNNNNNNNNNNNNNNNNNNNNNNNNNNNNNNNNNNNNNNNNNNNNNNNNNNNNNNNNNNNNNNNNNNNNNNNNNNNNNNNNNNNNNNNNNNNNNNNNNNNNNNNNNNNNNNNNNNNNNNNNNNNNNNNNNNNNNNNNNNNNNNNNNNNNNNNNNNNNNNNNNNNNNNNNNNNNNNNNNNNNNNNNNNNNNNNNNNNNNNNNNNNNNNNNNNNNNNNNNNNNNNNNNNNNNNNNNNNNNNNNNNNNNNNNNNNNNNNNNNNNNNNNNNNNNNNNNNNNNNNNNNNNNNNNNNNNNNNNNNNNNNNNNNNNNNNNNNNNNNNNNNNNNNNNNNNNNNNNNNNNNNNNNNNNNNNNNNNNNNNNNNNNNNNNNNNNNNNNNNNNNNNNNNNNNNNNNNNNNNNNNNNNNNNNNNNNNNNNNNNNNNNNNNNNNNNNNNNNNNNNNNNNNNNNNNNNNNNNNNNNNNNNNNNNNNNNNNNNNNNNNNNNNNNNNNNNNNNNNNNNNNNNNNNNNNNNNNNNNNNNNNNNNNNNNNNNNNNNNNNNNNNNNNNNNNNNNNNNNNNNNNNNNNNNNNNNNNNNNNNNNNNNNNNNNNNNNNNNNNNNNNNNNNNNNNNNNNNNNNNNNNNNNNNNNNNNNNNNNNNNNNNNNNNNNNNNNNNNNNNNNNNNNNNNNNNNNNNNNNNNNNNNNNNNNNNNNNNNNNNNNNNNNNNNNNNNNNNNNNNNNNNNNNNNNNNNNNNNNNNNNNNNNNNNNNNNNNNNNNNNNNNNNNNNNNNNNNNNNNNNNNNNNNNNNNNNNNNNNNNNNNNNNNNNNNNNNNNNNNNNNNNNNNNNNNNNNNNNNNNNNNNNNNNNNNNNNNNNNNNNNNNNNNNNNNNNNNNNNNNNNNNNNNNNNNNNNNNNNNNNNNNNNNNNNNNNNNNNNNNNNNNNNNNNNNNNNNNNNNNNNNNNNNNNNNNNNNNNNNNNNNNNNNNNNNNNNNNNNNNNNNNNNNNNNNNNNNNNNNNNNNNNNNNNNNNNNNNNNNNNNNNNNNNNNNNNNNNNNNNNNNNNNNNNNNNNNNNNNNNNNNNNNNNNNNNNNNNNNNNNNNNNNNNNNNNNNNNNNNNNNNNNNNNNNNNNNNNNNNNNNNNNNNNNNNNNNNNNNNNNNNNNNNNNNNNNNNNNNNNNNNNNNNNNNNNNNNNNNNNNNNNNNNNNNNNNNNNNNNNNNNNNNNNNNNNNNNNNNNNNNNNNNNNNNNNNNNNNNNNNNNNNNNNNNNNNNNNNNNNNNNNNNNNNNNNNNNNNNNNNNNNNNNNNNNNNNNNNNNNNNNNNNNNNNNNNNNNNNNNNNNNNNNNNNNNNNNNNNNNNNNNNNNNNNNNNNNNNNNNNNNNNNNNNNNNNNNNNNNNNNNNNNNNNNNNNNNNNNNNNNNNNNNNNNNNNNNNNNNNNNNNNNNNNNNNNNNNNNNNNNNNNNNNNNNNNNNNNNNNNNNNNNNNNNNNNNNNNNNNNNNNNNNNNNNNNNNNNNNNNNNNNNNNNNNNNNNNNNNNNNNNNNNNNNNNNNNNNNNNNNNNNNNNNNNNNNNNNNNNNNNNNNNNNNNNNNNNNNNNNNNNNNNNNNNNNNNNNNNNNNNNNNNNNNNNNNNNNNNNNNNNNNNNNNNNNNNNNNNNNNNNNNNNNNNNNNNNNNNNNNNNNNNNNNNNNNNNNNNNNNNNNNNNNNNNNNNNNNNNNNNNNNNNNNNNNNNNNNNNNNNNNNNNNNNNNNNNNNNNNNNNNNNNNNNNNNNNNNNNNNNNNNNNNNNNNNNNNNNNNNNNNNNNNNNNNNNNNNNNNNNNNNNNNNNNNNNNNNNNNNNNNNNNNNNNNNNNNNNNNNNNNNNNNNNNNNNNNNNNNNNNNNNNNNNNNNNNNNNNNNNNNNNNNNNNNNNNNNNNNNNNNNNNNNNNNNNNNNNNNNNNNNNNNNNNNNNNNNNNNNNNNNNNNNNNNNNNNNNNNNNNNNNNNNNNNNNNNNNNNNNNNNNNNNNNNNNNNNNNNNNNNNNNNNNNNNNNNNNNNNNNNNNNNNNNNNNNNNNNNNNNNNNNNNNNNNNNNNNNNNNNNNNNNNNNNNNNNNNNNNNNNNNNNNNNNNNNNNNNNNNNNNNNNNNNNNNNNNNNNNNNNNNNNNNNNNNNNNNNNNNNNNNNNNNNNNNNNNNNNNNNNNNNNNNNNNNNNNNNNNNNNNNNNNNNNNNNNNNNNNNNNNNNNNNNNNNNNNNNNNNNNNNNNNNNNNNNNNNNNNNNNNNNNNNNNNNNNNNNNNNNNNNNNNNNNNNNNNNNNNNNNNNNNNNNNNNNNNNNNNNNNNNNNNNNNNNNNNNNNNNNNNNNNNNNNNNNNNNNNNNNNNNNNNNNNNNNNNNNNNNNNNNNNNNNNNNNNNNNNNNNNNNNNNNNNNNNNNNNNNNNNNNNNNNNNNNNNNNNNNNNNNNNNNNNNNNNNNNNNNNNNNNNNNNNNNNNNNNNNNNNNNNNNNNNNNNNNNNNNNNNNNNNNNNNNNNNNNNNNNNNNNNNNNNNNNNNNNNNNNNNNNNNNNNNNNNNNNNNNNNNNNNNNNNNNNNNNNNNNNNNNNNNNNNNNNNNNNNNNNNNNNNNNNNNNNNNNNNNNNNNNNNNNNNNGGCGGGTGGCGGCTGGGGACCGGGCGGCGGCTGGCTAGGGACCGGGTGGCGGCTGGGGGGAGGGCTGGTGTACCCCGCCGGGGGGAGGGGGTACGGGCAGGACAAGtaagggtggggtgggggtcTGCACAACCGGGGGGAGGGAGGGACCGACTTGGAACCGGCGGTCGACGCCGGAGGGTGGCGGGGAGCGGCGACGGGGTCGGCGCCGCGGACCGGAGGTCGGTGCCGGCGGTGgagtcgggtcggcgccgaaggacAGCggcggcgccggggaccggggacCGGTGCgggagagagggagagagggtcGGCGCCGAAGCCGGAGGTCGGGCCCGGAGGttgggtcgggtcggcgccgacggtcgACGACGGCGACGGGGGCCGGTGACCGGAGCTAGCGAGAGAGGGGATAGGGAGGAAGAGAGAGatagataaaatttaaatttgcgctatatatttaaaaaaaaattaaactcctCGCTATTTCACACAACTACAGGGAATATGTTTGCTATGGGCACCGGAGAACGGGTTTGGCAtaatttttattactttattatgtaaAATTGTATGTTTTCTCTTAAAATGagcttattttaaaatttttatccttCAAATGAGTTGGCATAACTTGTGAAATAGCATGCTAAGAAATTATAAACTCATGTTCCATACAAAAATTACTTTTGTTGTGAGAGATCTTAATTAAAGATCCTCATAAAGCAGGAACAAAAGTGCAAATGACCCAACCTGCTTCACATAAATAGACCATAGTACTATTGGTAGTTGATCTTAAAGGTAAGTGGTCTCAAACTTCTTACTTCTTCTATCATCAAGATTTAAACGATCAggtttagtaatttttttttttactctgaACAACACTGACTTTGAAAGTTTGAGCCATAAAATAAGTTGACATAAAGAATTCAAGATCACTCATTTTCAAAgtaattgaatataattttttggtatccatttcataTTACTCTTTAGCTTTTGTGCTTGTTCAAAGGTgctttataataatatttcacTTTTTACCTTGGAGGTTTTCACATAACGCCCCCCCATTAAGATATGTTAAACTCATCCCACTAATATATAGCTGGCATAATTTATTTAGATTTGGAGAGGTTTGGTTGGTTATCTATTCAACTACTTACAATTTAGTTTAGGCGCAATCCATACTATTCATCTAAGAATTTGTGTCAATTGAGATATGTAGAATGAATTGACTAATAAAAATTATctaaacatttttaaaaaaaggttctTTTGGTTTATGTCGtgtaatagttaaaaaaaaatctttgtttGAATTGATGAGATGAAACAAATGggtaataaataattctaataGAGTTATAATCTGTCGTTCAATTCTAATTACATGTCCATCTTGATTTAAACAAATACTGAACGAGTTATTAATTAACCGGATTATTGATAGAGTTAACCCAACTTTTTTTCGCCTTTCCAAAGCGATGTTATAGAAATAAGTTTAATCAGTAAAACCATTTACTATTAGAGAACAAAAAGGAGTGAGATTGAGAGAATCGCGTGAATATTAATATCTCAGGTCAAAATTGTTTATGTGcataattttatgattattataattattttcatgatgtGAAATAGTTAGCAATATAATAATTCACCCGGTATGACTACAACAACAAGCTACAACATACCCACTACAATCCCACAAAATGTCATAACATATAACTATTTATCTCAATAATTTAACACTATATTTTATGATGGTGTGCTCAGGTACAACTGGTTTCCTAATTAATTGATTCAGATGGATAGATATGTCTATAATGGatcatttaatttttgaatttataacTACGTTAATCTATTTGGAATTCATAATATTTCATAGAAGTCTTCAAATTACGTGATGCATGCTTAAGATAGGGCatcaaactaaaaattataagttgCACACATTTATTGTTTTTCTTCTCTCAAACATTTTTATCAAATGATTGATTTTAATAAAATGGAAGTTAGTACTATACCAAAATAGGAAAACAAATAAACTTTGTTATTCGTTTTGTCTATTCCAAAAACCAAGATAGTAGTACTTAATATTATTTTTGGAGTAATTAAGACTAGATCCAAATCTGGTCAGTGGTAGAGGCCCTCCTTTATTCGTGCAAGTTTATGGCAATTAGAATATTAGAGTGAAGTTCTTACGTAACTAACCCAATTAATTAATctaatttatttctcttttctcaCCCATCTTATCTGTATTAAGTTTTGACCGCACACAATTCATTTATGGTCGATTTGCTCGCTGCATCTCCAATCCCCTTACTCTCACAACACTTTAGACAATATGTTAGCATCTCTTTCACTATCCCAAACAATCTATTCTATTACCCCCATTTAACAATTAGTTAGTTCACTGTTTTTCCGGATCCAGAGAATGTAAGGTCAATTTTCCTAGACCCTTTTTTGCCTTACCACCTCTTTACCATTGCACAAAAAAGAAGGTTTCCCTTTGCCAACACATTTGAGTTAGTCGCACGCAATTATGGATGCAGAGAAAGTAAAACAAACTTCTGATGAAACAAAATCCAATGAGAATAATCCCAATGACAAACAGCCAGAAATTCCAGACGCGTCGTTACCTTTGAAAGATGAAGCTGAAATTAATCCTTCTCCTTCTGCCAATGAAAATGAATCAGAGTCTGCAGAAAAAGATAATATCCTTGAAAAACTCCTAGTAGAAGATGGCGTCATCAAGCGAAAAGATGATGCTGATGCTGATGATGGTGCCAAGACGGACGACGTCAAAGAAGGTGACGAAGAGGCCGCCGTAGTTGAAGATTCTTCTCCCTTGCCTCCTGACCTCGATAAGGTTTCTGAAGAAATCGATCAATTTATCTCTGATTTGACAAACTTAAAAGGGGATGATGATGAATCTAAGCCTCCCGATGTTCCTGTGTGTGTGGAACAATTTGCTGTTCTTGTTGAGGCCAAGATTGAAGGATACGACGGTGGCGATGCATCCATCAAATGGGGCCAGCTCCCTCAGGAGGAAGCCACCTCATTTTTGGATATTGTAGATCGAATCTCCAAGCTATTGACCTCTCTCTGTAAATTTTCTTCAGAGTACAAATATGCTTATTCAATCAGCTGCGTTGATGGTGTTCTTCAACGCGCCATGTCCTACATAGAGGAGGAATACAAGTCGATCCTCTACGATTACAAGATCAATCCTGATTCAGATATCAACAATGCAGACACTTCTTCTGCCAAGCCCCATAAGGAAGCAGCGAATTCTTCATCATCAGAGGCCAATCAAGATGCAGAAAAAGACTCTGCTGCTGAATCTAAACCTTCTGAAGAAAATAAATTTCCAGGCTACTCTGAGGAAATCGTAGCGAccttgaataaactttccaaagCCTTGGTTGCAGGAGGCTATGAAACGGAATGCCGTCAGGTCTATTTCATCGCACGGAGGAAAGCCTTGGAGGAAAGCTTGCATAAGCTTGGCTTTGAAAAATATAGCATCGACGATGTGCAAAAGATGAATTGGGATTCATTGGAGAGAGAGATTGCTGCTTGGATTGGAACATTCAGGCACTGCACCAATGTGCTTTTCTCCAGCGAACGCAAGCTTGCTGATGCTGTGTTTGCCGATCAACCATCAATTGCAGAGACCATCTTCAGCAATTTGTCTCGGGGTATGATGATCCAACTCCTTAATTTCGCTGAAGCCGTTTCCATGACAAAGCGCGCAGCTGAAAAACTCTTCAAGTTTCTCGACATATACGAGACGTTGCGCGATTTTGTTCCATTGGTGGATACGATATTTCCAGCTTCTTACGCTGATGAACTCAAGGCTGAAGCTACATTGAGTCGAGGCCGCTTAGGAGAATCCATGGTTTCTATCTTTTCGGAGCTCGAAAACTCAATCCAGGGGGACTCAAACAAGACCCCAGTTCCAGGTGGTGCGGTTCATCCTTTAACTCGCTACATCATGAATTATCTGAAATATGTAGCGGAGTACAGAGACACGTTAGAGCAGGTTTTCAGAGAACATCAGATGATAGAAAGAGCTGACTCAAACACAGGATCGGATTTCGACTGCCAAAATCCACAAGGGGCACAGAATAATCAGCAGGATACATCATCAAATAAGCCATCACCCTTCGAGACACACATGATAAAAGTGATGGATCTATTGGATGCAAATCTGGAGGGAAAATCAAGGTTTTACAAAGACACCTCACTCAGCACAATATTCATGATGAACAACGGTCGATACATCTTGCAAAAAATAAAGGGGTCTCCAGAGATCAATAGCCTGATGGGGGATCAATGGTATAGGAAGCGATCTTCGGACCTAAGACAGTACCACAAGAATTACCAAAGAGAAACATGGGGGAAGCTATTGCATTGCTTAAACTATGAGGGATTGAATGTGAATGGGAAAGTGAATAAACCAATATTGAAAGAGAGGTTCAAGAGTTTCAATACAATGTTTGACGAGATACACAAGACACAGAGCACTTGGGTGATTAGCGATGAGCAATTGCAGTCGGAGCTGAGAGTTTCGATATCAAACATGGTTATACCGGCGTACAGGTCATTCTTGGGAAGGTTTAGTCAAACATTTACTGCTGGAAGGCAGACGGAGAAGTATGTAAAGTACCAGCCTGAAGATATTGAAACACATATTGATGAGCTATTTGATGGAAATACTACGCCATGGGGGAGGAAGAAATTGTAATCTCAATAGACAATAATAATCAACTGTTAACACAGACATCTAGAAACAGATCAGTTGATGATCAATAACGTTCTTTTTGTCCGCGCCTTTTGtgttgtaactttttttttttttttttctctttttggttttCGTTCATGTTAGTAGTGGTACCTATACAGTACTCcattaattaacttttaaaacttcaatTCTTTGGTTCATGTACCCATGTTACTTACCTATAGTACTTAAGTTTTATATATTCGACAATATAATGCCAGAATCTAGTTTTACCGGCACTACTTAGTGCTTACTGCTATATTTTATGTTGATAAGTGACTATTGACCCCGCAATCCACTATACTTGCAAATCCtaaagttaatatttttaattataaaaatgtgACACGTCTTTAGACAatactaaaaatgaaaatttgtcaCATAAATTAAGCATATTGAAAACAATTTTGTTTATTAAAATAAGACTCATACACAGTTAGCAGAATTGTCAAATTGAAATACACCTACTACAAGATTTCAACAAACAAATTTTAAACAATACTACTTTGAGAACACTAGTGTTTGACACCTTTTGAATAGCAAGTTCCGATATACGAAAAACGATTATTCTACCATCTAACTTTAAAACGTAAAAATTAGGTAGAATAATTAGTTTTCAGATTAATAATCATAGTTTAAGTCATTATTTCAAGTGCAATAAAATGAGTTCGAAAAGCTGCTGAAGTTTGAACTCTAGGAATCATTTTGTGAAGTTTGAATTTATAAAGGTTCaaacttggagtttgaagtaTCATGAGTGAAATAAGCACATATGATATTGTGAAAATTAGTGATTGTTTTACTCATGGTACCTCTTttcaactcaaggacaagttaaAACTCCACGATTGGGTCTTGGGCCTGTTTGAACATGATTTCACTAATTtaaatgttgaaattttatttgaaaatgaaatagatTTCTTAAAGTTGCATTTTTTCTCAAGGTGAAAAATCTACAATTTGTGGAAACCATTAAAACTTTCTCAACTCTTATACAATATTACCAAATCAGTAAACCAAGTTCACAAACAAGGTGTATGAATATTCTAAGCAGACATTAATAAATCAGATATGTCGATTTTCCTAATATATATTTCGAAAGAAAAACGAATAAATATACTttcgaactatgataaatgatatgtatataccctttgtcatactttgggtacataTATACTCTTACCGTCAATGAAATGGTCCGTATATGCCCTCATACTAACGACAGGGGCATATGTCTTCAAAATATGACGGAaggtatatatgtaccatttatcatagttcaggaatatatttgtccctttttcatttaaattttcttattcCAAATAATTAATCTAAACCCACTACCTGACCCAATAAACCCATCGAACTCGATTTCAACCAACTCGACCTgacctttattttttgtttcaaattcGATATTCCCTCTGTTTTTCTTTTAAACGTGAATCCCAATCAAACTACAGTGTGGCGACGGTTCGTCGTTGGGGTGTTTTCGATTCGACGGAGATGATGACTATGTGGTGTTGACCGGTGGTGGGTAGTGTTTTCCCGACAGAATTTCGTTGAAAATTGAAACGTAAGGGGTTCAATttgtttggtgtttttttttttaaaaaaaaagaattaatagtAGTGGGTGTTACTGTATTGTGTGTGTTTATCGTTATACGTGTGAGAAAAACACATCTATTAGATAGACGtctcttgattttaattatgactGAGTGGGGTACTGGGTTTACTGAGTCGGTTAATAGGTTCGggttaattatttgaaataaaagaattaaaataaaaaatgaacaaatataccctagaactatgaaaaatagtacatatataccCTCCATCATACTTTGAGTACATATATGTCCTTAACGTTAGTGTGAGGGGCATATACGTATCATTTCATTAACGTAAGGCCACAtatgtacctaaagtatgacagaaggtatatacgtaccatttatcataattcaaagatatatttgttcttttttgtgtaagttaaaaaaaaaaaaaaggaaagagaagggGATATAAAGGTAATTAAAATGAAaacggaaaagggtcaaaaatacccttaaactATGAGAAAAGGTTCATAAATGCCCTCCTTCCATCTTTGGGtctaaaaatacccttaatgttTGTTTTTAGGCTCAAATATGCCCCCAAGTTAACGGTTAATGGATGAAAactcaaattaatattttggCTCTTGTAAAAAGCCACatgttattttcttattggtcatgcattttattttaatttttaaaacctAATCTGTTGACTATAGGGGATAACAACAAATAAGAAATCAAACAGGAAATTTTGAACCAAAGATTGATGTCTTGGCTCATCATTTTCATTTACATGGAGAGATAAACCTCTTCCACCTTGGGCGTGAGACGCGTCTCTATCGCATGGGGCGCGACCTTGGTGCTCTGAGACAGAGTACTAGAGTTGGGTTGAGTGATTCATCGACGGAACTCTACTTTCATAAACTAAGCAGTTGTTGCATCGGCACACGTCACTGCCCATCAATAACCTGTTCTAGTGATATAACCTTACAGTTTAATGTGACTCTCATCAAAATCCTTCAAGCAGGACCTTACTAAATGAATGAACAAACATCAAGTTATTAAAAGAAGTGAAGTCGAAGCATCCGGTATttccttccttttttttgtttcttgctAAGGTATTGTGAAATATAATAGAGTAACTAGAGCCACAATGAGCATCATTGAGGGATGATGTAGTTTGTATCATAGTTTCGACGACATGATGCAGGTGGGCCAGAGAAAGGATACCGAGGTAAGACTGACGATGATGATCTTCCACGTTTATCTCCAGGATGTTGATGTAAATAATTGTGACCA comes from Capsicum annuum cultivar UCD-10X-F1 chromosome 2, UCD10Xv1.1, whole genome shotgun sequence and encodes:
- the LOC107860793 gene encoding exocyst complex component EXO70B1 encodes the protein MDAEKVKQTSDETKSNENNPNDKQPEIPDASLPLKDEAEINPSPSANENESESAEKDNILEKLLVEDGVIKRKDDADADDGAKTDDVKEGDEEAAVVEDSSPLPPDLDKVSEEIDQFISDLTNLKGDDDESKPPDVPVCVEQFAVLVEAKIEGYDGGDASIKWGQLPQEEATSFLDIVDRISKLLTSLCKFSSEYKYAYSISCVDGVLQRAMSYIEEEYKSILYDYKINPDSDINNADTSSAKPHKEAANSSSSEANQDAEKDSAAESKPSEENKFPGYSEEIVATLNKLSKALVAGGYETECRQVYFIARRKALEESLHKLGFEKYSIDDVQKMNWDSLEREIAAWIGTFRHCTNVLFSSERKLADAVFADQPSIAETIFSNLSRGMMIQLLNFAEAVSMTKRAAEKLFKFLDIYETLRDFVPLVDTIFPASYADELKAEATLSRGRLGESMVSIFSELENSIQGDSNKTPVPGGAVHPLTRYIMNYLKYVAEYRDTLEQVFREHQMIERADSNTGSDFDCQNPQGAQNNQQDTSSNKPSPFETHMIKVMDLLDANLEGKSRFYKDTSLSTIFMMNNGRYILQKIKGSPEINSLMGDQWYRKRSSDLRQYHKNYQRETWGKLLHCLNYEGLNVNGKVNKPILKERFKSFNTMFDEIHKTQSTWVISDEQLQSELRVSISNMVIPAYRSFLGRFSQTFTAGRQTEKYVKYQPEDIETHIDELFDGNTTPWGRKKL